From Punica granatum isolate Tunisia-2019 chromosome 1, ASM765513v2, whole genome shotgun sequence:
TGTATCCTCTTTTGGggggaaaaatattttccagaTTGTTGATGAGGAAAGGACAAAGTTGCCAGACACTGATGAGAGTTTTTCCTATCTAAAGATGAAGTTGTCAGACGAGGATGAATTACCCGTGATAAAGTTATCCAAGTTTCGGGCAATAACCATCCTTAGGATATTCTTTGCTTGTCCAAAGAGCATACTTGCCGCCTGTTTTGAGCTCCTGAAATCCTCTATAGCAGAGGGTCTTCAAAATGACGGACAGTATTTTCTTACTCAGGTAATGAGCAGGCTTGATGGTGATGATGTGGCTTGCATTCTGGATCATTCAAATGATAAAGCTCAATCTTGTATCGCTTCAACGAATAAAGAAAACAATGGGCAGCAACCATCAGATGGCAGTCACATTTCTGTACCCATGAGATGCCTGTTACGATTGGTAATTTTCAATTCACTTTTTGTACCTATAGCCTaattcttaataaattaacCACAGATCTGATGCAGATTTTATTGTTTGTATCCCTCAGTGTTTTCATATTGCTTGTCGAGGGACATAGTCTTCGTATAATATATCTCAAATGAATTGGATGGAATCTAGAGCCCTGGATTATTTGTTGATTGGGAATAGGTAATTCAATCAAGAAATGTGAGGGTTGCTTTGGTGAATACCTTGTCAATCATCACATGCCTGTATGATGCCCCTACAACTTTTTGTTATGACAATTTATTTTGCCCTAGGCAGCATATTAACAGGAAAGGATAGTGAATATGAACTTCATTGGCaacagaaagaagaagaatataaGATCATATTTTATGTGGGCTGCTCTGACGCCACCTCTCTAGTTACGCCAAGGCTAGTGTATGtttcatttctttatttttgggATATTGTGGCAACCTTTTTCTAGCTGATTagtcagtttttttttcttttttccttctttattTGAGGGTTAGATTGAACCTCTTCATAGTAGATAGTtagcatttattattttgtaggCGACTTCTTTGGCCTGCCTGATGGATCAAATGGGTGAATTGTGTTGGTTCTTAGTGTTAAGGTGCCTCACAGTATGTCGTCAAGTTATTTTGCAAGTAACTTAGTATCGTACGTGCACAATTTTTGTGTTATGGTTTCTTGGTGAGGTTATCCTATTAAGATGCTTCCTTCATGCAGGTTATTGATAGAGATCATTCCTTGAGAAGCTGGATCATTAAGAGGTAccataaattgaaaaaattctcACCCTCTAGATGTGCATCAGAAATTCTCTCTGTGTTGAAAGGATGCTTGGAATCATTTATTGATGGGGTCAACTGGGAGGATAGTCAAGTAGAAAGTGATGAAGATGCTTCTGAATCTACTGCATCTTTCAATCAACATTATTGGGCCCCTGGGATGTCAAGTCAGCAGGGTATGCATACTGAACCATGTGGAAGAGAGGATAATGGAAGATATCATGATGGATCACGAAACGAGGGTTTTACAGGCAAGTCTGGCCAATATACAAACTCTCACAGCTCGGCAGATGTTCGTTCTATAAGTGTTCCTGATTGTAATGGTGGGGGCTCCAGGTTAAAGGACTTTGAGATGTCGGAGCATGCAGATTATTCCAGTAGGCCCTCAGTGTCTACGGATGTAGCGACTCACCAGTCATATTCACCTGTAGCAAAACAATCAGACTTTAGGAGCAATTCATTTGAAGGAAGAAATCATTTTGTTCATGGTGATAAAAGTCATAATCCTAATACGGATGCCAGCATACCTCCCCTGAGATCAGCTGCAGGAAGTGCAAATAATGCTGTGTCATCTCCAAGACATAATTATGCAGTCCGATATAGTTCTCCAAATCAAGTCTTTTGGTTATCTGATGGGGACCCTGCAGCTATGGATATAGTCTCAGCTTCCAGGCAGCTCTTGTTGGGTTATCTGGGTCCTGATGTATCTGAAGCTCATGTAAGATACCAGCttgacagatttggtcctattgatcatttctttttctaccCAAGGAGAGGATTTGCGTTGGTTGATTTCAGGAGTATTATGGATTCTATAAGAGCTCGTGATTATATCAGAAGACATTTCCCATGGCGCATTAAATTTCTGGACATCGGACTAGGGACAATGGGAGCGGTAAATGGTGTTGCCGTCGGTTATtgttcttttatatatgttgGAAATATATTGAGTCAGTGGATGAGGGATGAGTTTCTGAATGAATCGAGGAAGGTGCTTTACAAAGGCCCCAACATGGTTACTGATTTGACCAATGAAGGCGCTATGCTGTTGGAATATGAAACTTCTGAAGAAGCTGTGACAGTGATGACACATCTTAGGCAGTACCGGAAGGAAATTAGTAATAGGTCGCACATGGATCCATCCAGATCTGCTGCTGTTCCTGCTCATGGTGTTGGCTCACCACATTCTCAACTAGTTGCACATAACATTCCTGACAGCACTAGGACTAGGATGTCTCAGTTATCTTCTCTATTCTCTTCATTACGTTCAAAATACAACATCAGTCAAAGTTTTAGCTACTTTGACAATCATAATTCCCATAATGCCAACTCAAGAGGAGAAGAAATGGCATCAAACACGCTATGGATCTACCTTCCAAATTCAAACACTCCGTATCTCATGGAGGATGAGCTAATGACAATTTGCAAACTGGCTATTGGCGATGTAGGGTCCATTATTCGGCATGCACGCACAAATATGCAATCAGGCTCTGGCTGGTTAGTTGAGTGCAGCAGTGCGGATGCTGCAATTACTGCTTTGAGAAACCTCCGTGGTTGTCCAGGCACATTCCTTCAAGTTGAACTCAGGTTTGTGCCCAAGATCCTTATTATTAACTGCTTCGATTTGTGCCTTCCTATGATTTTCCAAACGGCCGGGGTAGAATGTCCATGATCCTCTTTGATGATAGAAACGTTAGACAATCATTGCTGTTAACCTCAATATAGATGCTTCATATTCTGTTTCATAACACAGATTAATTTTCTGCCATTATTTGCTGGATGCAATTTCCATAGATTTGCTACTTAGTGATGCCCATGATAGGCTTTGTACATACAAGTGTTTAAGCAGTCACATTGATAATCTGACTTCTCTTCAATTGGAGTAAACTTTCTAATCCGAATCAGATGACTTATTTGCTGTGAGTATTTTCTTGAAGAATTTTTAGTTTGTATTGCATTAAATTATATGATTATGCTTTTCTCTTGTCTATCATACTGTCAAGAGATTTATTCGAGAAGTAGGATCTGTCCATTTATAGTAAGCTATTGGATTCCATAAGCTGGATTATTAGACAGGATTGAACTGATATCCTTTCTGCTTGTTGGTCTTAAACCAGAAAAAAAGTGTTCTTAAATAGAAGCTGTGTTTGCATATAAGCTCTACTCCAGGTTGCCAGGGGTTTTCATTGGAAGAAAAGTAGCTTGATAGCAAAACTCtatttacaaaatattatCGTTGAACTCCCGGATGGTGCAAAAGATGATTTACTAATTCTATTTGattgtatgtatatacaaGTAGCTTTATGGCAAGGCTAGGGCAACGTGTATGAGAGTTTTTGTAACCTCTATTCAAGCTTGAGATGCATTTTGCTTGTTTAGATATTTCTCCATTGAATGATTTGAACAGTTGCATCCTTGTAGAGCAATATTTTAGCATATATActctttttataaaaataaaatgatatatatctcATTGCATATATTACTTCATGAAAGTATTTGTCCATACATGCTAATAAACATATGAAACCTTTTCGAATGAATCCCAGTTGTCTAGAAAACATATACACCCTTAACTGCCTGATATTGTTTATCTTAACAATTAATTATTGCTCTTCTTTTGAGCAGTCATGGAGGCCAGCCACCGGTTCCACCTGTGTCATCTAATCCTGACAGTGGATCCAGTGGCCTTGTATCTCCAGGGCTGAAAGCTGATAGCACCCCAGTACTGGGCCCACATTCTTTCCAATCAAACTGGACTTCTTCTGGCGGCACTGAGAACATGGTGGTGGATAACACTTCACAAGGTGATAAAAGCCCTTtccttttgaaattttctgGTTATGGTATGCTCCCTCTCCAACTGGGATAAAGGAAACTACATCCTCAAATTGGTGTAAATATTGTCTTAAACACGGTTAATCCACCTGTTGGTAGTTAACAATCCCACAATGATTGTATTAAATTATGCTTATTATTGCGGTTAATCTGGTCTAACAGAATCTTTTTAACTCATTTTATTGTGGAGTTATAATTGACTGATTATATTATGCAGGTAGCACCATGGTCTCAGGTGTGAGTTCAGCTGCGGCAAGCATATCATGCATGCCAATGGCACCTCAAGGACCCAATATACCACCTCATCAAATTCAAGCATCTCCGTTCATGCACCCCACTTATTTCCCCCCAACAAATCCATGGGACCCACAAGGTTCTAGTCATCACGTGCCTCTAAATCCTGTTCAAGCCGGCCCAATGCAGAATAATTTTCAGGTTACTGCTGCATCAGCAGCTCCTTTTCCTCCTCCCTTGACCCCTCTAGCACAAGTACCAGGAAACTCAGTGAAGCCTGAAGAGTCTCCTGTCCCTCCTGAGATGCCACCACCTCCATTGCCTCCATCCCCCCCACCTCCACCTCAGGCACAACCACCTTCCCTGCCACCTCCTCCGAGTTCTCCGCCCCCACCACCCCCTCCTCTACCTGCTACTGAATCCTCTTATCCTGAGACCTCTTCACCGCCTCTTCAGTACCAATGGCAGGGAACTTTATGCAAGAGTGGAGTGCATTACTGCATAATTCGTGCATATAGAGTAGATTCAGATATTTGCAAGTATCCGATTGGCCTATCTGAGCCTGCGGAGTAAGAACTTGAATTCTTACAGTGATTGAGTCTCTTTGTATTGTAAATGATTTGTAAACATGTTCTCTTGCTGACATTTGGTGCAGATGGCCCGTTAAATTGGACATGACCAAACGTACGGACTATCGGCACGTGAAGTCAGCATTCACTAATACTCCATCACATAGAGTAAGCCTGGTTGCATAATGTGATTTGCCTATTTCTTAGGGTGAATAAATTGCTAGACTATCTAATAGTGAAATACATCTCATAAGGCTATAAGGACAAACAAGGGAACTACATTAGGAAAATTTTGACCCTCGAAGAAGACAGTCAACATCGTGAAGTGAAGAGAAATGTCAATTCGTGATATAGTCTCCGCAAACAAACACATGCAAAAATACATTAAATTAGCACATCAATATGAATATTTCTCATCAAAATTTTGGCGGACAATGTTCACACTGAAATATGTTATTGGATGCAACTTGGAATACAACTTAGAATTTGCTATATATTACGTTATGGAGTCTCTTCAACAAGCATTCATTTCTTTTCATAGTTCTGGATGTTCGATAGGTCCATTTATGCATTTTCTTGAGTTATATGTTCTTTTGGCAAATTTGATCCTAAATTATTGACATCTGATGCAGAGAGAAGTATGCCGAATGGTTCCTGCTTCTGTTGCTGACCGTAAAGGCGTAAGTGCCATCCTCCTTTCTATGCTTATCCTATTGGTTACAAATTTTCCAGTTTGCTCTTCCCAGAAAGTCATGGAACTATGCTGCTCTTTCGGGATAttgtttttcaaattcttttagCCTGTGAAACTCCTATCAGTCATGAATTCATCTAGCAAATCTTATATCAGATAAAATAGATTGATTAAGGGCAGACCTCGGGCATCTAGAGAAAAAAGGTTGACTGTGATATTGAGAGAAATTCTCTCCAAATGTATCTGAAGCTTTTTCTGTTGGGCATTACGATGATTTAGTCCTCATGTGAAGATGATATCTGCATGTCATGCGACAGATTTCTAGGGTTCAAGTGAGATTTTTAAAGCTTTTACTTGATGAATTTAGAATGGAATCGGCATTAACTCATCCTAGGCTTTGCCATCACTTGAGATTGAAGGAAGTTTGAGTACTGCTGGATGTCTTATTCCTTATTCTTATCATCTGATTTGAATAAAGCGGTGCTCCATGTTTATCCTGTGGTTTTGATTCTGCAGTTCCAGGACTTCATATCTTACTTGAAGCAGCGGGAATGTGCCGGAGTAATCAAGATCCCTGCAGTGGGTTCCATATGGGCGAGGCTCCTATTCATGCTTCCATACTCGGAGGAGCTTTGCTCGATGCTCTCTATTCCCCTTGAGTCCTCAGATGCCCTCATTGTACTGGTCCTGCCCAAAGAAACAAACATCGAAGGGGTGTGACCTGAACTTTCTTAAAATTCTCGGGCTTCAGGGATCCTCTTTTGTAATGTtgttagaaagaaaaaaatatgtcgAAGGTAGTAATACATGCTGCGGAATTTCATGCAACGTAGCTCCTCAGCTGTTCCGCAATCAGTTTTTGGGTAGATTTGCTCTGTATACGTCCTAAAACATTGTACAGTAAGCTTAATCAGCAATTTTGGGAATGTCCCGTTTGTCGGGTTTTGCTGAGGAACTGAAAATGTACATTTTGGGGTAAATCTGTAAAACTGTGTTCCTTGCCCCTCCTTGGTCGAGCTTCCTTATATGATGGTATCTTAATAAATGCAATCTGGTCGATGTtgtaagttttttttgctcgaAGGTCGATGTTGTATGTTTCTTTTGCTCGAAGGTCGATGTTGTAAGTTGTTTGTGCCCCAGTTGCTATCTTGCATTTTACTCGTTTTGATTCAATCACACATTTGCTCTTATCCCTCCCATTCAGTCGCCCTGTGTTGCATTTACTagctcgatctgatcgaaacTCAATCGCATTTGCTTTCTGGCATTCGATTGCCTATTTTGCAATTACGAAGCTCAATCTGATCGTGATTCGATCGCGATTGCTCTTATCCTGTCAACTTTTACGCAGGGTGCACTCGAGTTGAGATTCTGCTTCCCGACTAGAACAAGAggaaggggggaaaaaaagttttttcCCCCCGAATATTTTGGAagtcaaaagaaaaagaaaagattatttcaaagggaaaaaaaaaaaaacaaagacagGACTGTTGGGCAGCAGTGGGGACGGTTCTTCTTCCCCAAGTAATAGAATAGAACGGAATAGCAGAGGCGGCGGCGGTGCCACGCTCTCCTTCGAGCGTTTCCATCAGCTCGGGCCATTCACCAGTTCAGTCCCGTCTTCAATCAATCGCAAGTTCATTTCAGACACGAGCAGATCCGTTGGCAGAGATTCCGATCAACAACAAGAAGGAGCTTGAATATGTCGAACCGATACTCCAACAATCGACCCAGGCAACATGACACCGCCAACAGGAATTTCCCGAATGCCCAGAAGAAGTTCGCCCCCAAAACGCAGAACCCCACCGTCAAGCAGCCATCCCCTGGCCCCACGCTCTCCACTTCCCTCCGGGGATCGTCCTTGGAGCAGGCCGGTGATGGTTCTTCCTCCAGCGGCGGCGGAGCTGCAGCGTCGGCAAGCAGGGTGCGGCTCGGGGAGAGTGGACAGTGGGTGTCGAACGCAGCTCAGAGTGGCAGCTTCGTCATTTACTTGCCCCAGGATGAGGCTGTGGCAGCTGGCCTCGGGGCCGAGGAAGGCGGGTTGGACCCCGTGGAGTCACAGCGAGTGGTGGATCTTCTGAATAGGGAGCTCTCTCGGTTGCTCAAGCTAAAACCAAGAGACTTTTGGAGAGAAGGTGCGGATACTGACAGCAATATGATATCTTTGAATTGTATATCATTGCTTCAAGACATGATTCGTGCTTGGAAGTCAATTTTGGGACAAATGATAGGATTATTATCATGTGATTGCTAATGCTATTTGTTTTCGATCTGGTTGATGAATATACATAGCTGTTCTTTAGTCAACAGATTGTCACAAAAACTGGTGACTCCGTGGTTTAGCCTGCGAAATAGACCCAACCTTATGTTATATCTTGTTGAGGCAATCTATGATTTTCTCCTTGTGTGTCGAATAATATTGCTAGGCTGTCATTTTGGTTATTTTTTAATGGGTTTGTGCTCACTGTTCTGTTCGTCCAATTATTTCAGTTGCTGGTGATTCTTCACTGCATGAATTTCTCGATAGCTTCCTGAAGTTTAGAAGTAGATGGTATGACTTCCCGCATCATGGTGCCAAAGGAATGGTTGCAGGAGTTATCGTTGGAGAACTTGAGCTGTGTCATCGTGTCTTTATGGTATTGTATCGAATGTAAGTTTTTTGCCCATAGGTGAAGTCAGTAGCATTTAATCTTCCTATATCTCGTCCTCTCTTTCCACAGATGTTTCCTTACAGATATCTGGTGCTTAATATCTCATTTCAGATCTTCAAATAGAGATCCTGGTGCTCGTTCTGCTGATTCCCTTAGTCCAAAAGACCATGGAGGTTGGTTGTCTGTCTCTCAATTGAagtttttcttctcttttgaaTTCAACAGGGTCCGAGCATTACACATGCTATTTCATGAAGTTTGTGTAGCATGATAACTTTATATTCTATTAAGGTACTGAAATGCTTTCTGTTTGTTCATTCATTTCAAAACAGTCTTTTCAGTAAATCAATCAAAGAAGAGCAAAAGAACAACTTTAACCTATATTTTAACTGTTTGATCTTGTAAGACCAACTGAATCGACCACAATTAGACCATGAAAGATCTAATTTGGTGGCTAATTGTCATATTGATTTGGGCTGAGTATCAGCATCAAGGTGCTGTGGGGAATCTTGAGAGCTCTTTATGAATAAGCACTTGGTTAACAATGACGTCAAGATTATTTTGACTGGAGCAGTCATCCCAACATAGACCTTTGCTTGGATTAAGTTTCTAATGGAGTGGCTTTATGGGAGTATTGACCTGCCTTTGTTGATTTAATGGTACAACTGTTGTCACTAAAAAAGGAGATACTGTCTAGtgtgcattttatttttggtgcCTTATTGTTAACTAACTTCAAGTATAGTTATTTTGCAGGACAAGAAGTTGCTTGATTTGCCTAAGTTGTTGGATATTTGCGCCATATATGGTCATGAAAATGAAGACCTGACCAGATTGCTGGTATACAGTTTAGTCTTTTCTCTTCAGCATCGTTAAATTGGTGAAAAGTACTTAAAAATAGGAGACCATACACACATCATGATGCTCCTCAGATGGATAACCTCCAGTAAACTCATCTTCTTTTCCATTCAGATAACTtaaaaatctctctttctttaaTCGCTTTGTTCTCTTCCAGGTTTCCAATGCTTTAAAAGCGCAGCCATGGATCCATTACAATCTGACAGATGTGAATTCTCACTTCTTGAGTATTGTCCAGACAATGCAACATCGATGCAGCTCATCTTTGAAGGTTATCTTTCTGATCCTATCATAGAGTAAAGACATCAAGTGATCCTATAGTACTTTAACGCAATATCCTTCGTCAAAGATACCTTATTTTCATAGGCTGTCCACGGCACTAGAACACTTTGCTTCCTGTCACACTATTTGCTTACTCTTAGTTTTGAACAACCCAGTAAAATTCATGGTGTGCTTTCATAATATGACACTGAAAAATAGATTGCTTGACAATTAGGCACATTTTTACTGTCTATCCTATGATATATAGCCAAAAGTGTTGTGATCCATTACAGTTCTCATCATATCCTCATTCCTCATGGGAAGATGGAGACCCAAATTTTTGGCATGAGTCCTGCGGGCTTGTTGGATTTTGTTTAGTTCTGGGTCTCTCTGTTTTTCCTTTCCCGATTTAGGTTATCTCGAAGCAAATATAAATTTGAACAAGTGGATGTAGTTAAGcttggcattttttttttcaattaaccctttcaagaaaaaaaaatccaagggGTTTGGCCCAGTAGTTAAGGAGGAGCCCATGTATCCACCTGATCACTGGTTCAAAACTCTTTGGAGCCACCGGAGCGTCtttggcatgattaccggCCTCGTATGCCGGGGGTTCATGGAGCCCCGGGATTAGTTGGCGAAGCTTGGACACCCCAGGTCTAGGGGGACgccaagggaaaaaaaaaaaaaaaaaaaaaaaaaaaaaaaaaaaaaaaagaagcttgGCAGTGGTTTTCGagtgttccttttttttttttcccttttttgcaCCGTCAGGTGTCCAAGCTACTTGGTATTTTTAAAACAGTTTACTTCTCAATGCTGCTGTTTTGTTTTTTGCGTCAGGAATGCTTTGGTTATATTTGTTGTATAAGCGTGCATGATTCTATTTCATTGCAAGAAGAGTAACATATTTCAAATGTGATGCAGTTACTTTTCTCTAGGAGCGAGGGAAACCAGGACTTAAAGCAGCTTCACTCTGACTTCTTGGAGGTGAGGGACTGCATTTGTGATGCGCCCAGGTTCTTTTTTAATTGCACATTTATTGTATGAAAATTGTTGTCTAATAACACACCAGAAAAGGCTAAAACTAATTGTCCATTGTTCGGTCATGACTCCTCCTAGATGATTTTTCCCCCTTCTTCCTATCTAGGCAATTTTACCTCAAGTGTGTCCATTGCCTCTGAACAATAATGGAAGTATCACAACTATTAGTTGTATTAATAGGACCAAGCCCTTTGTAGATCAACCAATTTAGAGAGATTGTGTTCCTTTAGTTATGATGGATTCTATGATGTGCATGAGATCCTGATTAGTCTGGCAATTGCAATTCCATGTTTCAGTTATTTGATATTCTTTCTTTAATAGGTAATGGACTTTATCAATGATGCTATATCATCAATGGATGCTTTTGTGTCTGCATACAGACCTGCAGCTGCATTCTTCTCATGCCCGGTAGAGACGAggtactttttctttttttattttcatgggGCTCAGAGCAACAAGATAGTTTGTGCCATTGACATACTCAGTTTTCTATCTTGTTGTGCACTTTGATATCTTGGCTATGGTACTCTGTGATGAGACCTTCTGAGTTGCTGATAAAACGATTTAGTTGGTTGCTGTTGACAAATTGCTCTATTTGTACTGCAACACCTTTTGGCAGTTATGTCCCGTTCAATCAGATAATAGTTGTGTTTGCTTCCAACAGCCATTAATTATTGTTTGCAGTGATGGAAATGACGATTTGCTCTCCACACTTGTGAAGCTACATGATTCGTTGCTTCCCTCATTGCAAAAGGGTTTCCGATTCATTTGTTCATCAGGCGACGCTTTGGGAGATGGAATAAAATCCACAAGctttataaatttaaagaTGCTATCTACGAGATTGGAGAAATTTGGTTGGAAACTATTGGACTCTTGTTATCTTAGCGATGAAGTTTTTGAAGAAAGTCTCGATGTACCAGCTACCACGAAAATATTCCCTGCCAAAGTGGATGATCCAGTCATACGGACAGATATTATAGTTCAAACTTTTCGAGAAATGAGCAATTTGTCACACCAAATTGTGGAGAATCAGGATCAGATGACATTTCTTCAACAAGTTGAGAGGAGTTATAGAGTGATGAGCAGACTCAGGAGCTTACAGAGCAATGGTGAGTGCTCCATTATGTTCCAGCGTGACTTAGCATTTTGATCCTGCTCTGAGGTTGAACTCAGCAAGTTCAATATATATGCACAATCATCTGTATCATACGGCCAATCTTTAATTGGAATTGTCAGCCTGGTTCAGTTTTGTGAATTACCTAAGCTAACTATTTGTTCACCTAAAGATATGCAATTTGTGTTAATCTAAGCTGAACTTGCATGCAGGATGGATAATAATGGACGATGAACAGTACCAATATTTATCGGGCACGACGATGTCTACTAGTCTTCCTGCTCAAAATGAGGACCCACCTTACAAGTCCACCAGTGCAAACACAACCAGTGAGGCCCAGATTGATGAAGAGACAGCAGTTTTGGCATCCAAGATCAGTCAAATTAAGGATCTCTTCCCCGACTATGGCAAAGGTTTCCTATCAGCCTGTCTTGAAGTCTATAACCAGAATCCAGAAGAGGTGATTCAGAGAATTCTTGAGGGGACTCTTCATGAAGATCTTCAGTCCTTGGATACTTCACTAGAGATGGTTCCGGTACCAAAATCTGTTTCTGCAACAGGAGCAAAAGATAAAGGGAAAGGAAAGTTATGGGAATCTAGCCCGATACCTCCATCAACAAATCCTGTGGAGAGACAAAGTGGGGTATCCTCATCTTCCGGCGGACGGTTTGTTAGGAAGTCTAAGTTACAGTCGCCTGATACTAAAACCCTGGATACCCGAGATAAGAGAGATGCAGAAAAGATCAGTGCCCTAGCTTCACAGTACGAGTACGAAGATGAGTATGATGATTCCTTCGATGATCTTGGTCTGGGAGGAGTGGAGTCAGGATTCGAGGAGAGTGAAGGATTGGAAGTGGATACGGTCTCTAGAATGGGGCACACACAGAGTGCTCCCAGCAGCAGCTCCAAATGGGGTTCAAGGAAGCAGCCTCAGTTCTATGTAAAGGACGGGAAGAATTACAGCTACAAGGTGGATGGTTCCGTGGCCGTTGCAAATGCTAATGAGGCCTCGTTGGTCACTCGGGCACAGAGTGAGCTGATTTATGGCCTTGGTCGAGGTGGGAACCTACCGCTTGGGGCCGTGAAGAGGCTGCAAGAGGCTCAAGAGGAGGGGGGAAAACAATCGGAGGTTTCTTCAGTGAATGAAGTGAGAGGTGGGTGGAATCCCAGAGGAAGGGGAAGGAGAGGTGGAGGAAGAGGCAGGGAGGCTTACGaaagaaaagataataatCAATCCGATGGCCCTGAGGGAGAAGTGAGGGAGAATTCAGATACTAATAggggaaggggaagaagaggagggGGGAGGAACCATTATAGGAAGGATAGGGCCATGAATAAGCACTTTTCGAGTCTAAGTGGTCGCTAATCGGTAGTTCATTGAAGAGTTTGGCATAGGTTCACGTCATCGGTTCTTCAAATCGGTTTGAAGAACCGCAATTCAGTGTCAGGAAAAGCTAGTCGTGTCTGCTCATTATGGAGCTTTTGATACATATACAACAGCAAAGGGGCAAATTGGCAAAACTCAGGTCATGTATTCGCTCATTATAGAGCTTTCTGATGAGTGCGTGCCTTGGCCAAAAGGGCCTTCTGCGCATAGAACAGCAGCTAAGCAACGCTAATAGATGGTCCTGCGAATTACAATATTGGTGAATTCTGAATCTAGTGATACGAACTACAACATTATCGAGTTTTCAGGTCGGTTTTTACTGTACAAGAAGCTTTGTCTGCCATCTAAAGGCCATATCTCACGGAGAGCTTGTCTTAATTATATGGCATGGAGggcttctctctttttctacCGATACAGCAGCATTCATGCTTGCGTTCCTTTTCAATTAATATAGATATCTGTTCTAAATTCTGGGAGGATGTTCCCGTCACCGaggttaattcattcatatCAACAGCAAAGTCCAGTTTCTCCGTTCGGGGAGGATGTTTGCGCTATGGAGAGGACATACATTAGAGCCCAATTACATAAACGTTGCTGCATGACATCACTGCAATCCATGTTCATGGAAATGGAAAGAATCCATCCATATCACATGTTCTGATTATTCTTTCTACCCCTTAATAGATTCACCAAGATAATAGGAATAAATTGAGTTTCAAGAAACTCCGAGGCACAAAGAAATATCAAGGTAACTAAGGAAAAATAGTCGTCACAAATGTATCATAAAGGTGCTGGAAACAATTATTTGACAACTGATATAGTGTTACACTGCACTTTTGACAGTATCTAATTATGAAGGCTAGTTCTTTCAGAGCCAATCGACAGGCCAAAGAATGTG
This genomic window contains:
- the LOC116212051 gene encoding uncharacterized protein LOC116212051, giving the protein MASSEQPLKKRRLYELPPESPPRPSSPPTSSQDGPAAAPPPPEPAVLLAASPQTPSREDTTTKRSNREEIRLVFESYKKLKFCVSQKEARLMPELEQAYLSLITASQGCTSVQRVVADLIPRYASFCPTALEAAATVLINMHNWNLAIINRGEDADDVAFQIAKTCILGLVDICRTASSEAPTSSVIQGISSAVFLNVLTFFVSSFGGKNIFQIVDEERTKLPDTDESFSYLKMKLSDEDELPVIKLSKFRAITILRIFFACPKSILAACFELLKSSIAEGLQNDGQYFLTQVMSRLDGDDVACILDHSNDKAQSCIASTNKENNGQQPSDGSHISVPMRCLLRLVIDRDHSLRSWIIKRYHKLKKFSPSRCASEILSVLKGCLESFIDGVNWEDSQVESDEDASESTASFNQHYWAPGMSSQQGMHTEPCGREDNGRYHDGSRNEGFTGKSGQYTNSHSSADVRSISVPDCNGGGSRLKDFEMSEHADYSSRPSVSTDVATHQSYSPVAKQSDFRSNSFEGRNHFVHGDKSHNPNTDASIPPLRSAAGSANNAVSSPRHNYAVRYSSPNQVFWLSDGDPAAMDIVSASRQLLLGYLGPDVSEAHVRYQLDRFGPIDHFFFYPRRGFALVDFRSIMDSIRARDYIRRHFPWRIKFLDIGLGTMGAVNGVAVGYCSFIYVGNILSQWMRDEFLNESRKVLYKGPNMVTDLTNEGAMLLEYETSEEAVTVMTHLRQYRKEISNRSHMDPSRSAAVPAHGVGSPHSQLVAHNIPDSTRTRMSQLSSLFSSLRSKYNISQSFSYFDNHNSHNANSRGEEMASNTLWIYLPNSNTPYLMEDELMTICKLAIGDVGSIIRHARTNMQSGSGWLVECSSADAAITALRNLRGCPGTFLQVELSHGGQPPVPPVSSNPDSGSSGLVSPGLKADSTPVLGPHSFQSNWTSSGGTENMVVDNTSQGSTMVSGVSSAAASISCMPMAPQGPNIPPHQIQASPFMHPTYFPPTNPWDPQGSSHHVPLNPVQAGPMQNNFQVTAASAAPFPPPLTPLAQVPGNSVKPEESPVPPEMPPPPLPPSPPPPPQAQPPSLPPPPSSPPPPPPPLPATESSYPETSSPPLQYQWQGTLCKSGVHYCIIRAYRVDSDICKYPIGLSEPAEWPVKLDMTKRTDYRHVKSAFTNTPSHRREVCRMVPASVADRKGFQDFISYLKQRECAGVIKIPAVGSIWARLLFMLPYSEELCSMLSIPLESSDALIVLVLPKETNIEGVFRSTTRRSLNMSNRYSNNRPRQHDTANRNFPNAQKKFAPKTQNPTVKQPSPGPTLSTSLRGSSLEQAGDGSSSSGGGAAASASRVRLGESGQWVSNAAQSGSFVIYLPQDEAVAAGLGAEEGGLDPVESQRVVDLLNRELSRLLKLKPRDFWREVAGDSSLHEFLDSFLKFRSRWYDFPHHGAKGMVAGVIVGELELCHRVFMVLYRISSNRDPGARSADSLSPKDHGVILQDKKLLDLPKLLDICAIYGHENEDLTRLLVSNALKAQPWIHYNLTDVNSHFLSIVQTMQHRCSSSLKLLFSRSEGNQDLKQLHSDFLEVMDFINDAISSMDAFVSAYRPAAAFFSCPVETSDGNDDLLSTLVKLHDSLLPSLQKGFRFICSSGDALGDGIKSTSFINLKMLSTRLEKFGWKLLDSCYLSDEVFEESLDVPATTKIFPAKVDDPVIRTDIIVQTFREMSNLSHQIVENQDQMTFLQQVERSYRVMSRLRSLQSNGWIIMDDEQYQYLSGTTMSTSLPAQNEDPPYKSTSANTTSEAQIDEETAVLASKISQIKDLFPDYGKGFLSACLEVYNQNPEEVIQRILEGTLHEDLQSLDTSLEMVPVPKSVSATGAKDKGKGKLWESSPIPPSTNPVERQSGVSSSSGGRFVRKSKLQSPDTKTLDTRDKRDAEKISALASQYEYEDEYDDSFDDLGLGGVESGFEESEGLEVDTVSRMGHTQSAPSSSSKWGSRKQPQFYVKDGKNYSYKVDGSVAVANANEASLVTRAQSELIYGLGRGGNLPLGAVKRLQEAQEEGGKQSEVSSVNEVRGGWNPRGRGRRGGGRGREAYERKDNNQSDGPEGEVRENSDTNRGRGRRGGGRNHYRKDRAMNKHFSSLSGR